One genomic segment of Hevea brasiliensis isolate MT/VB/25A 57/8 chromosome 3, ASM3005281v1, whole genome shotgun sequence includes these proteins:
- the LOC110659153 gene encoding uncharacterized protein LOC110659153: MERKKTFTMNWDALGDQDDDDDRFFETRDRLSSAVPLDLASSGSDDEDEFEDTRLSFASAISSVSTTEFRNYAVAAAAAMSPDYDIWMAAPGSINERRKRLFQGMGLSDDKEVLRISSKDLTRAVSTKIVNDQASPDIIINSDPGGDTKQEASPPPIPVVLVRSRSGNDIDSFSVEKSRKEELLGNISKQRLTRSSSMIIVSQARIYPYLDSVRVSPKDAGNMRSLEQNGGIMPLSSDNKFGAFFLIKNLDTGKEFIVNEYNQDGMWNKVSDLQTGKQLTMEEFEKCVGHSRIVKELMSRENVSRMNGDDRKITANNYLSKSLRTSKRRGAAILKNIKGVAHSMSITGRGADKERDINNSPTAESKQGGKNSSSSGWIKVKQTGKSYKELSALNLCQEIQAHEGSIWTMKFSPDTRFLASGGEDRTIHIWEVQECEIMSLSEGNLTPLHPFSTPGLGEVTPMPSERKKKKKGSSSKKSSPIPEYVHVSETVFSLSEKPICSFSGHLDDVLDLSWSRSQLLLSSSMDKTVRLWDMETKSCLKLFAHNDYVTCIHFNPMDDNYFISGSLDNKVRIWNIPDRQLVDWTDLHEMVTAVCYTPDGQGAFIGSHKGSCRMYNVEDCKLSQAEQIDLQNKKNPKKITGFQFSPGNPSEVLVASADSRIRILDGSELVHKFRGFRNLNSQIAASFSKDGKYVICASEDSNVYVWKRDERSGTGKGKNMIDTRSHESFQCRDVSIAIPWPGTVKGDPPPVPVNSKRHSKRSSNSQTHSTCGSPTKDDASVSSKKNPTSATDSPMTEDNSAATNSKKQLPPLPKKNNSNNNNVDKAPSLEEDSSAISQSDSGLGDSFSSVSSSIKYGDSPSISAAPSPSSSWPSSWSWFDGSGSGNQSVQATAWGMVIVTATLGGEIRAYQNFGLPRRIGRQSNLF; the protein is encoded by the exons ATGGAACGAAAGAAAACGTTTACCATGAACTGGGACGCCCTCGGCGACCAAGACGACGACGATGACCGCTTCTTCGAGACCCGTGATCGCCTCTCCTCTGCCGTTCCTCTCGACTTGGCCTCCTCTGGCTCTGATGATGAGGATGAATTTGAAGACACCCGCTTGTCCTTTGCCTCCGCTATTTCCTCCGTTTCCACTACCGAATTCCGAAACTATGCTGTCGCTGCCGCAGCTGCAATGTCACCAGACTATGATATCTGGATGGCAGCCCCTGGATCCATTAATGAACGCCGCAAGCGTCTGTTTCAAGGCATGGGCTTATCAGACGATAAAGAGGTGCTTAGAATCTCTAGTAAAGACTTGACGCGTGCTGTTTCTACCAAGATTGTAAATGATCAAGCTTCTCCTGATATTATTATTAACAGCGACCCTGGAGGAGATACGAAGCAAGAGGCTTCACCTCCACCGATACCCGTAGTTCTGGTCCGTTCCAGGTCTGGCAATGACATAGACTCTTTTTCGgtagaaaaatcaagaaaagaaGAATTACTTGGCAATATCTCCAAGCAACGCCTTACCAGATCATCCTCAATGATAATTGTATCACAGGCTCGAATATATCCCTATCTGGATTCTGTTAGAGTTTCACCAAAGGATGCAGGAAACATGCGCTCACTTGAACAAAATGGTGGCATAATGCCTCTATCATCAGATAACAAGTTTGGTGCTTTTTTCTTGATAAAGAATTTGGATACAGGTAAAGAATTCATTGTCAACGAGTACAATCAAGATGGGATGTGGAATAAGGTAAGCGATCTGCAAACAGGGAAGCAATTAACCATGGAAGAATTCGAAAAGTGTGTTGGCCATTCGCGGATTGTTAAGGAGTTAATGAGTAGAGAAAATGTTTCCAGGATGAATGGTGATGACAGGAAAATAACAGCCAATAATTATCTATCGAAGAGTTTGAGAACGAGCAAGAGAAGGGGGGCAGCTATCTTGAAGAACATAAAAGGTGTGGCTCATTCTATGTCTATAACTGGAAGAGGTGCTGATAAAGAGAGGGACATTAATAATTCTCCAACAGCGGAATCAAAACAAGGAGGCAAAAATTCCTCATCTTCTGGATGGATAAAGGTTAAGCAGACAGGGAAATCTTACAAGGAGCTTAGTGCTTTGAATTTGTGCCAAGAGATTCAGGCTCatgaaggttccatatggaccaTGAAGTTCAGTCCTGACACCCGATTTCTTGCTAGTGGGGGAGAAGACAGGACTATTCATATATGGGAAGTTCAAGAATGTGAAATCATGTCCTTGAGTGAAGGGAATCTGACCCCTCTTCATCCCTTTTCAACACCGGGTCTAGGAGAGGTCACACCAATGCCttcagaaaggaagaagaagaaaaagggttCATCAAGTAAGAAAAGCAGTCCCATTCCAGAATATGTCCATGTGTCGGAAACTGTGTTTTCGCTGTCTGAGAAACCGATCTGCTCTTTCTCCGGTCATCTTGATGATGTCTTGGACCTGTCCTGGTCCAGATCTCAG CTATTGCTTTCATCATCAATGGACAAAACTGTTCGGTTGTGGGACATGGAAACCAAGAGCTGTCTAAAGTTGTTCGCTCATAATGATTATG TAACTTGCATACACTTCAATCCAATGGATGACAACTATTTCATAAGTGGTTCGCTGGATAACAAAGTTCGTATCTGGAACATACCTGATCGTCAGCTTGTGGATTGGACTGATCTTCACGAAATGGTCACTGCTGTCTGCTACACCCCTGATGGCCAG GGTGCATTCATTGGTTCACATAAAGGGAGTTGCCGCATGTACAATGTTGAGG ATTGCAAACTGAGTCAAGCTGAGCAGATTGACTTGCAAAACAAGAAGAATCCAAAAAAGATAACTGGTTTCCAG TTTTCCCCAGGCAATCCATCTGAAGTTCTTGTTGCTTCTGCTGATTCTCGAATTCGAATTTTAGATGGTTCAGAACTGGTTCATAAATTCAGAG GTTTTagaaatctcaatagccaaattgCTGCTTCATTCAGTAAAGATGGAAAATATGTAATATGCGCGAGTGAAGATTCTAATGTATATGTTTGGAAGCGAGACGAGCGATCAGGGACTGGAAAAGGAAAAAATATGATCGATACACGATCTCATGAAAGCTTTCAGTGCAGAGATGTATCAATCGCAATCCCATGGCCTGGTACTGTGAAGGGTGATCCTCCACCTGTGCCAGTTAATTCCAAAAGGCACTCCAAGCGTTCCTCCAACTCACAAACGCATTCAACCTGTGGTTCGCCAACCAAAGATGATGCATCTGTGAGTAGTAAGAAAAATCCAACTTCTGCAACTGATTCGCCCATGACAGAAGATAATTCTGCAGCTACAAACAGTAAGAAACAGTTGCCACCTCTTCCAAAGAAAAACAACAGCAACAACAATAATGTAGATAAAGCTCCATCCCTGGAAGAGGACTCGTCTGCGATTTCACAGTCTGATTCTGGTCTCGGAGATTCATTCAGTTCTGTTTCTTCCTCCATAAAGTATGGTGATTCACCTTCTATTTCAGCTGCTCCTTCTCCGTCTTCTTCTTGGCCTTCCTCTTGGTCATGGTTTGATGGAAGTGGGAGTGGCAACCAATCAGTACAAGCAACAGCATGGGGCATGGTGATTGTTACAGCAACATTGGGAGGTGAAATTAGAGCTTATCAAAATTTTGGATTGCCTCGCAGGATTGGTCGCCAATCCAACCTGTTTTGA